The following DNA comes from Methanobrevibacter millerae.
TCCTTAACAATAAAAATCCTTGATAAATCTGACCAATTTTATTAATAAAAAAAAAATATTCCATCAAAAAATAATCAAAAAAAAATATCGTGATTAATCACTTTCCTACGATTATTTTATATAAACCAACGCCAAAAATGAAAAGTTAATTTGTATACTGAATGTTGATTCCTACTCAAATAATTAATCAAAATAATTCATATAATCAAAAACGTATTTAAACCGTTTATTACAAACGCATACCAATACTAACACATTATAAAAAAAAACACCCCCCCCATTGTGCAATTCATCCCCAACCTAGAAGATGTTGGGGTATTCTTGCAATATTATGATAAAAAAGAGAAAAAAATTATGAAGATATTTAGTCTACAATACCTTCACTAGTAATTTTAAATACACATTCACCTTCAGGCAAATGAGGGCTGTCCACTAAACGTGCAATTCTTTTACCTGCAAGACCTTTTTTAAGCCAGATCCTGTATGTGGAAGCGTGTCCCAATACATGTCCACCAATAGCCTTAGTAGGGCTTCCGAAGAATGAATCCGGTTTAGCCTGTACCTGATTGGTAAGGAATACAGCTACATTATAGGTATTGGCAATTTGTTGAAGTGAATGTAAATGCTGGTTTAATTTCTGTTGCCTTACAGCTAAAGACTCCCTTCCAACGTATTCTGCCCTGAAATGAGCCATTAATGAATCGACGATTACCAATCTAACATTTGTACCGGATTGGATAAGCTCATTAATTTTGTCAACCATTAATATTTGGTGAGCAGAGTTGAAAGCACGGGCTACGTGGATTTTCTGTAAGACTTCATCAACAGGCAATTCGAAAGCATTGGCAATTTGTTCAATCCTTTCAGGACGGAAAGTGTTTTCAGTATCAACGAATACACATTCACCATCAAGACCGCCTTGTTCAACAGGCAATTGAACGGTTACAGCCAATTCATGAGAAATCTGACTTTTACCTGATCCGAATTCACCGAATACTTCAGTAATAGCTTGAGTTTCGATTCCTCCAGCGATTAAGTCGTTGAATCCTTTGCTTCCAACAGATATGTGGCCAACTTCTTTTCTTCTTTCCAAAACATCGTAAGCAGTTTCAAAATCAATGTTTTCAGCTTTACGTGCAGCTTCAATTACCTTTTCAGCAACGCCTTCACCGATTTCTGCTTTAACTGATAATTCTTTAGGAGTGGCAGTAGCCAATCTCATCATATCTGCAAAACCTGCGTCTCTTAATTTTTCTGCTGTTTTTTCACCAACACTTGGTAAATCTTCTAATTCCACCATAATAATCCATCCTTAATCTAATAATATTTTTGTAAAATTTTTCTTGGGTTGAGTTTTCTAGTCTCATTATATTCATCATAACTAACGTTAGCAATAATTTCAACAGTTAAACCTTCTAAATCTTCAATTCTGCCATCTAAAGCTCCAGGATCATCACTGACAATGTTGACGATTTCATCTTTAGGCATTTCAAGGAGCTCTTCAACCAATTTATCGAAGAAAGTGAGGCCTATTTCATCAGTGTCATCCCTTATTGTTGCAGGAATCATTAATGTGACGTTTGCTTCTTCGAATTCGGAACCGCAATATTGGCAAGTGGTTTCGCCTTCGATTTCAGCGTCGCCTAAGGAGTTTCCGCAGTCAGGACATTTCCTCAGGAGCAAACGGTCCGGGTTTAAGTCTTCAAGGGTACCGGTTATGCGTACATTAACGTCATTGTCCTCAATCGCTTCAATGTCTTTTGGAACGTAAATGGCTTCCTTAAGTTCTTCATAAGAAGGAAGTTTCATTAATTCATCATCACTAGGTTTTACAATGGCTGTAGATCCTCCAACATTTAGGGTTAACTGGTCGTTGTATAAATCCACTCTAGGATTTTGAATTTTAATAGGTTCTCCAACATCAAATTCTCTTTTAGCATTTTCACCCCATAAAGAAACTCTAATGGCTTGAGAGTTGTCTGCAATTTCAATATTTCTGAGCAGGTATTTGCTGCCGTCATCTCTTTCCAGTTCACGAACATCAAAGACTTCAAATATTCTGCCTACAACGAAAACGTTTTCATCATATTCGTCCAATTCTGAAATTTCACGATATTCATAAATCATTTTTTCCAATGATTCGAATGAAGGCAGGAACTTGGCATCCTCTTCTGATAATTTAATTATCCTTGAAGAACCGCCTATATTTAAGCCGATGCTGTCCATTGTGAATTTTACTCTTGCGTTTTCAATGAGATATGCGGCTGAGACTTCAAGATCTTCCTGGGTCTTTTCGTCCCATAATGACAGCTGAATAACTTCAGTTCCGTCAGAGAACAATGCTGAGCGGACACGGCCTTCACTACCGTCATCTGCCCTTTCAAAAGTTCTGACGTCTCCTACAGACATTATTCTACCCATAACATCATAATCAACGTTTTCCTCATCGCTTAATGCGACCTGTTCGATTGAAACTGGCTGTAATTTTTCCTTAATGGCATCGAATGCGGTCAATTGCTCATCAGACAGGTTTTTAGGATTGACAGTTATCTGCGTTGAGAAATTGGTATTAATGGAATGACCTTCTGCGGTGTATTCATCATAAATTACGTTTCCGCCAATCAATTTGACGACATCTCCCTTATTAATATCTATATCCGCACTGTCTCCCCAAAGGGTAACTCTAATGGAGCCGGTGTCATCGGTTAAGTGGAAGTTTCTCAGCTGACCTTCACTTTGGTCTGATTTCCTGACGAACTTTTTAACATCCTGGATTTTAGTGACTACTCCGATGATGGATACGTCACTGTCATCCTCATCCAAATCGCCGATATCTGACAATTCAAAATCAAATTCAGGAACGTCATAGTCCCCCTTGATAATTCTTCCATCCCAGTGGGTCAGGGATTTTTCGCCGTTTCTTTCCCTTACCTGAGCCTGAAGAATCTTGACGGTATCTCCGTCGTTCAGTTCAAGGGACTTGATTAAGTCAACGTTGTTGTTCCATAAGGTATAAGAAATATTTCCGGAAGCATCCTGAAGTTCAAGTGAAGCTACCTTTCCATCCTTGCCGTTCTTATTATATGACCTGATTGCAGGGATTCTTGTAATTCTTGCTATAATATTTACTTTAGTATCGGCTTGAACTTCACTGATTGGAGTAATATCCTCGTGATATTCAGGATAATCGGCAGGGTCAGCGTCAGGTGCAAGTTTGAATACTGATCTTGGTCTCATTTGAGCTTCCAGACCGGAATATCCGTCCTTGATGTCAACTCCTGCGACCTGAACAATGTCTCCTTCGGAGATGTTTTTGAGATGCTTTATGTTTTCGGTCCATAATACTACACGTATCTTTCCGGTTTTGTCTTCAACTTCAACATTGCAGACCTTACCGGAGTTTCCTTTGCGTGTCTTGAATGATCTAGGATTGCTGATTGACGTTACAATTCCTGTAAATGATTTTTCCTTATCGCCGTCTTCAAGCAGACCAATGCTATCGCTTGAATATTCTTCCTTCTCGGTTAAAAGCTCGTTTTCCTTTTTGACGTATGATGCGATAATCTGATCAGCAAAGGTCTCTTCATTCATGAATGAAACTTCGGAATTTTCCCTTTTAAGCTGATTCATTTTTTCAAGGAATTCATCTTCGCTTAGAAACTCTTTGACCTGATTATATTTTTCCAAAAGTTCCTCTGTCATTACAACTTCTTCAAAAGAGGAATCATCATTATTTTCATCTGCATTATCTTCAGAATTTTCAGTTAATGAAATGTTTTCAGCACCGATATGATTTTTAACTACTTCAGCGGCTAAGTCCACTTCTTTAATAAAAGGCAAATCACTGAAGTTTGGGCGTATTTCTTCCATTTCAGCTAAAAATTCTTCTTCTGAGAGTAAATCTTTGACTTTATTATATTCTTCTAAAATTTCTTTATCCATACCAAACCCCTCATTGGAAAGTTAATTATTAATTTAAAATTATCAATATATAAACTCTTAGAAAGAGCGTGTGATAAGTAATCGGCAAAAATTAAAAGGATAAAAATCGCTTAAAATACAATTTTCGATTGAAAAATGTGGTGATTATTAATATGCATTAGGATTTTTCTTAACGATTGTTTTAATCATTATGCCTAAGTCCAAACCCATGTGCCAGTTTTCTACGTACTCGATATCATATTCTATACGTTTTCTGATAGAGGTATCTCCTCTGCAGCCATGGATTTGAGCCCATCCGGTTATGCCTGGCCTGACCTGATGCTTGACCATATACTTTGGAATTTCCTTTCTGAACTCATCGACAAAATAAGGCCTTTCGGGTCTTGGGCCGACAACGCTCATTTGACCTTTAAGCACATTGAAGAATTGAGGCAGCTCGTCAATACTGGTTTTTCTGATAATGTCTCCAACCCTTGTTTTTCTCGGATCGTCCCTTGTAGTCCATTCCGATACCTCGTCGCTTGCATTCTGGACTCTCATGCTTCTGAACTTGTACATTTCAAAGGGCTGTCCGTGATGGCCTATCCTTTCCTGTTTGAAGATGATAGGTCCTTTGGAAGTCAGCTTAATTGCAATGGCCGTTATCAGCATGATTGGAGAAGTTATGACGATTGCAATGATTGATATTATGTAGTCGGAAAGGTACTTTACAAACCTGTTGAACGAATCGTCCAAGGGAACATATCTTATATTAATAATCGGAATGTCCTCAATCATGTCCACTGACGGCTGAGCCGGGAAATATCTAATGTAGTCCGGAATGATTTCCGCCTTTATTCCAACACGTTCGCAGCTTTCCACAAGCTCGTCAATCTTATAATAATATTTCAATGGAATTGCAAGAACGACACGGTCAAAGCTGTTGTTTTCCAGAATATTATCAAGGTCCTTGAATGCGCCGATTATCTTACTTCCTTCAATTTCCATTCCAACACGATTACTTCTTCCTAAAAATCCACTAATATCAAAACCCAAATACGGATTGTTTCTGATTTTGCGTGCGAAGGTGAATGCCAAATCATTGTCCCCGACAATTAGAATATGCTTCAAGTTCCTATTGTCCGAACGAATCTTTTTAAGGAAGCTCCTTATGATAAATCTCTCGATTATTCCAAAGACCGTAGCGATGATTGCCAAAAGGAAAAGCATTATCCTTGAAAAGTCTGGCTGATTTAAAATAAATAATATAGCTACCAGCACGACAAACGCTACAACATTAACCTTTATTATTTGTGTAGCTTCAGAAAATATCGTTTTATAGGTTCTTCGAGGCTTATATAATCCAAAAGAGAAATAAAGTATTAAATAAACTGGAATTACGGCAAATACCAGGAACAATACATAATACTGAAGAGGCAGATGTCCTCCGATTGGCCCGAACAGGGTAGTTTTAAATCTCAATATCCATGAAACTATCAGGGATAGGACTATAACCACCGCATCAAGCAAAACCATTAATAGATTGAATTTTCTTTGATTTTCTTTTATCATACATTTACCACGAAAATTAGTTAATATAATGATATGAATTTTATTTAATATTTAATTTTTTGTTTTAAAAATATTTAAAAAAAGTTTCAAAATGCACAATACTGCAATCCCTAAATAAACAACACAATTCGTTAAAAAATTTGATTCATGTGCATGGTGTTTCTTATAATAGACATACATTGCCCTATAAAACTCATAAATAAGCTTTGGCCTCTGTTTTTTACTGCTTGCTCCCTTGAAATGAGTTATCTTATCCTTTCCATAATAAATTATTTTCCATCCGTCCTGCTTAATTCGGTAGCATAAGTCAATGTCCTCGCCGTACATGAAAAATGTCTCATCAAGCAATCCTATGCTATCTAGGACTTCCTTTCTCGCGAATATGAAAGCACCCGTTAGGCAATCAATCTCATAAACCCCATTATCATCCAGATCGTTCAGGTTATAATTGTCATCCTTGCTTTTGGTTGGAATATGGAACAATCTGAAAAATGAGTTCTTAACGTTTGGAAAGCTTCTTTTGCATGCCTTATCAAGGGAATTGTCTTCCAGAAGCACCTGGCATCCGCAAGCCCCAACATCCAGATTAGACTCCATATAATCATAAATATCCATTAAAGTGTTTTCCCAAACTACCGTGTCAGAATTTAAAAGCAGAACGTACTTTGATTCAACAGTCCTTAATGCAAGGTTGTTTCCTGCAGCAAAACCTTTATTTTTTTCAGCCGGGATGAATTTTACCTTCTCATTAAAATATTGCCTTAACCTTGATAAACTGTCGTCCGGAGAAGCATTATCCACTACGATAATTTCAACACTGAACGGATAGTAATACTTTAAAACCGATTCGACAGTATTTTTTGTTAATTCAAACGTCCCATAATTAACTATAACGATAGATAAGTCCATGATAATTCACTTTTTCAAGAATTTTAATGCATTAATGATTAATTTGTACTCTAGCCGAAAATAATTTTTCAGGTTTGATTTTTTGAAATTAACCTTTTCAAGATTGGATCTTGTATTGAGGCCTTCCTTTATTCCTTCCATGTAAAGGGAACCGAATCCTTTCCTTGAAAAGAAAACGTATTTGATGAAAAATCCTATGAATAGAAATATGAAATTTATAATCTTAAAGGGAATAGGAATGTTTTTGTAAACCGTCCAGACGTTGTTTCGGGCAGCGATTTTTACCTTAAACTCGTTGTACCTGCTGCCGCTTGTTGCACTTCCGATATGATAAACAATGGCGTCGGGACACAACAAAT
Coding sequences within:
- a CDS encoding undecaprenyl-phosphate glucose phosphotransferase, with translation MIKENQRKFNLLMVLLDAVVIVLSLIVSWILRFKTTLFGPIGGHLPLQYYVLFLVFAVIPVYLILYFSFGLYKPRRTYKTIFSEATQIIKVNVVAFVVLVAILFILNQPDFSRIMLFLLAIIATVFGIIERFIIRSFLKKIRSDNRNLKHILIVGDNDLAFTFARKIRNNPYLGFDISGFLGRSNRVGMEIEGSKIIGAFKDLDNILENNSFDRVVLAIPLKYYYKIDELVESCERVGIKAEIIPDYIRYFPAQPSVDMIEDIPIINIRYVPLDDSFNRFVKYLSDYIISIIAIVITSPIMLITAIAIKLTSKGPIIFKQERIGHHGQPFEMYKFRSMRVQNASDEVSEWTTRDDPRKTRVGDIIRKTSIDELPQFFNVLKGQMSVVGPRPERPYFVDEFRKEIPKYMVKHQVRPGITGWAQIHGCRGDTSIRKRIEYDIEYVENWHMGLDLGIMIKTIVKKNPNAY
- a CDS encoding glycosyltransferase family 2 protein translates to MDLSIVIVNYGTFELTKNTVESVLKYYYPFSVEIIVVDNASPDDSLSRLRQYFNEKVKFIPAEKNKGFAAGNNLALRTVESKYVLLLNSDTVVWENTLMDIYDYMESNLDVGACGCQVLLEDNSLDKACKRSFPNVKNSFFRLFHIPTKSKDDNYNLNDLDDNGVYEIDCLTGAFIFARKEVLDSIGLLDETFFMYGEDIDLCYRIKQDGWKIIYYGKDKITHFKGASSKKQRPKLIYEFYRAMYVYYKKHHAHESNFLTNCVVYLGIAVLCILKLFLNIFKTKN
- the radA gene encoding DNA repair and recombination protein RadA, with product MVELEDLPSVGEKTAEKLRDAGFADMMRLATATPKELSVKAEIGEGVAEKVIEAARKAENIDFETAYDVLERRKEVGHISVGSKGFNDLIAGGIETQAITEVFGEFGSGKSQISHELAVTVQLPVEQGGLDGECVFVDTENTFRPERIEQIANAFELPVDEVLQKIHVARAFNSAHQILMVDKINELIQSGTNVRLVIVDSLMAHFRAEYVGRESLAVRQQKLNQHLHSLQQIANTYNVAVFLTNQVQAKPDSFFGSPTKAIGGHVLGHASTYRIWLKKGLAGKRIARLVDSPHLPEGECVFKITSEGIVD
- a CDS encoding OB-fold nucleic acid binding domain-containing protein; this translates as MDKEILEEYNKVKDLLSEEEFLAEMEEIRPNFSDLPFIKEVDLAAEVVKNHIGAENISLTENSEDNADENNDDSSFEEVVMTEELLEKYNQVKEFLSEDEFLEKMNQLKRENSEVSFMNEETFADQIIASYVKKENELLTEKEEYSSDSIGLLEDGDKEKSFTGIVTSISNPRSFKTRKGNSGKVCNVEVEDKTGKIRVVLWTENIKHLKNISEGDIVQVAGVDIKDGYSGLEAQMRPRSVFKLAPDADPADYPEYHEDITPISEVQADTKVNIIARITRIPAIRSYNKNGKDGKVASLELQDASGNISYTLWNNNVDLIKSLELNDGDTVKILQAQVRERNGEKSLTHWDGRIIKGDYDVPEFDFELSDIGDLDEDDSDVSIIGVVTKIQDVKKFVRKSDQSEGQLRNFHLTDDTGSIRVTLWGDSADIDINKGDVVKLIGGNVIYDEYTAEGHSINTNFSTQITVNPKNLSDEQLTAFDAIKEKLQPVSIEQVALSDEENVDYDVMGRIMSVGDVRTFERADDGSEGRVRSALFSDGTEVIQLSLWDEKTQEDLEVSAAYLIENARVKFTMDSIGLNIGGSSRIIKLSEEDAKFLPSFESLEKMIYEYREISELDEYDENVFVVGRIFEVFDVRELERDDGSKYLLRNIEIADNSQAIRVSLWGENAKREFDVGEPIKIQNPRVDLYNDQLTLNVGGSTAIVKPSDDELMKLPSYEELKEAIYVPKDIEAIEDNDVNVRITGTLEDLNPDRLLLRKCPDCGNSLGDAEIEGETTCQYCGSEFEEANVTLMIPATIRDDTDEIGLTFFDKLVEELLEMPKDEIVNIVSDDPGALDGRIEDLEGLTVEIIANVSYDEYNETRKLNPRKILQKYY